Part of the Candidatus Eisenbacteria bacterium genome, AACAGGGTGGTCGCCCTTGCCGCGCTGCGCGCGGCCGGCGACATGGCCGGCGGAGCGCTTCCGCTCCATCTGGAGGATGTCAGGATCCTCCGCCTCGGGAGGACGCCGTTCGCCCTCGTCCATCTCGTCCACCTCTCCGGGGAAGAGGAGCGTCCGCTCGTCGGTTGCCGCGCGGCGGACACGGGGCTGCTGGAGGCGATCGCGGGGGCCGTTGTCGACGCGGTCGGGGCCATCGCCGAGTGGCCGGGCGTCGAGGAGGATCTGGAGTACGAAGTCCGGGAGGATCACCTGAGATGAATGGCCCTGAGAGAGAGGCGCCTCGTTACCAGGAATCGGGGGTTTCGCTCGAGAGCGGGATGGAATCGGTCCGCAGGATCCGTGAACGCGTCCGCACGACCTTCGGTCCCCGCGTCGAGAGCGAGATCGGCTCTTTCGCCGGCTTCTTCTCCTATCCGGAGCCCGGCTCGACCAGATTGCTGGTCAGCAGCATGGACGGCGTCGGCACGAAGCTGCGCGTCGCCGCGATGGCGGACCGCTGGGAGGGGGTCGGGTATGACATCGTCTCCCACTGCGTGAACGACATCCTGGTCCACGGCGCGCGTCCCCTCTTCTTCCTGGACTACATCGGCGCCGGGCGGCTCGATCCGGCCGTTGTGGATCGATTGGTCTCGGGCATGGTCGAGGCCTGCCGGCAGGCCCGATGCGCCCTCGTGGGAGGGGAGACGGCGGAGATGCCGGGAATGTATGCGCCCAGCGAGCTCGATCTCGTCGGGTGCATCGTGGGGGATGTGGCGCGCGCGGAGGTGATCGACGGCCGCGCGATCGCGCCCGGCGATCGCCTGCTGGGCCTCGCCTCCGACGGCCTCCACACCAACGGGTACTCGCTGGCGCGGAAGATCCTTTTCGATGAGGCCCGCCTCTCCGTCCACGATCCCTTCCCGGGGCTCGACTCCACCGTGGGCGATCTCCTCTTGAAGCGTCACCGGATGTACTTGCCCATCCTCGACGGAGCGCTTGGACGGCTGCCGCTGCGCGCCATGGCCCACATCACCGGCGGCGGGATCACCGACAATCTGCCGAGGGTCTTCCCTGCGGGGATGCGGGCCAGGATCGACCGCGGGTCATGGTCGGTTCCTCCCCTGTTCGAGGGGATCGCGCGGATCGGCCGCGTGGGCGAGGAGGAGATGCTGCGGGTCTTCAACATGGGGATCGGGATGATCCTCATAGTGCCCCGGGAGTCGGAGGGCGACTGGATGGAGTATATCGCCCGCCAGGGCGAGCGGGCCGCCCGGCTGGGACTCGTGGAACGCGGGAAGGGCGGGGTCGTCTGGCAGTGACCGGCAGGCCGCGCGCGATGGGCTTGCGGAGGGCGGCCGGCCGGCGCTCAGGGGGGCGGGGCGCCGCGCCCGGGCGGTTGACACGCCCCTCGAGCCGCCGGTAGAATGCGAACCTCAAGGGTGTGCGGGCGATTAGCTCAGCTGGTTAGAGTGCTTGCTTGACATGCAAGAGGTCAGTGGTTCAACTCCACTATCGCCCACCAGTTGCGGTCGAAGTAACTGCCGGCGGATGCCGGCGGTCAAGATGAGCGGCGACGCAAGTAGAAGAATGCTTCTCACCCGCCGGCCCCGGGGCCAGGCAGGGTTCGGATCGCCAGGGGCGGATTGCCGTCCCGGATTCCCAGGAGAGGCGACTCGCGTCGTCTCTCCTGATTTGTTTGGTCTCCCGTCGCGGGGAGGCCAGGAGGAAGGCGCCTATC contains:
- a CDS encoding phosphoribosylformylglycinamidine cyclo-ligase translates to MNGPEREAPRYQESGVSLESGMESVRRIRERVRTTFGPRVESEIGSFAGFFSYPEPGSTRLLVSSMDGVGTKLRVAAMADRWEGVGYDIVSHCVNDILVHGARPLFFLDYIGAGRLDPAVVDRLVSGMVEACRQARCALVGGETAEMPGMYAPSELDLVGCIVGDVARAEVIDGRAIAPGDRLLGLASDGLHTNGYSLARKILFDEARLSVHDPFPGLDSTVGDLLLKRHRMYLPILDGALGRLPLRAMAHITGGGITDNLPRVFPAGMRARIDRGSWSVPPLFEGIARIGRVGEEEMLRVFNMGIGMILIVPRESEGDWMEYIARQGERAARLGLVERGKGGVVWQ